One Misgurnus anguillicaudatus chromosome 22, ASM2758022v2, whole genome shotgun sequence DNA segment encodes these proteins:
- the LOC129441041 gene encoding monocarboxylate transporter 12 isoform X3, protein MDKRLVDPPDGGYGWVVVTSAFFIMGFTAAVLKNFGLFFLDIQRHYSVCASTTSWVTSTTIAVFHLGAPLASALSMHLSQRTVIMIGGILATSGMVLASLDLSLPWMYVSMGVLQGLGISLCWIPANSMVSHYFKHWRPVAYAVASSGECVFAMIFSPLFQWLIEIYSWQGAVLIIGGLQLNLCACGALMRPLPPNSVMQNSLQDKLLSDSKDQTKPPVTFQWSLIQRPELLLYIVFAILAAASFFIPPLFLVPYANSRGMEQYWAASILSVLACADLLGRLMCGWLATLRLVRNLQLLTVVVTTGGVVLLLFPIAESYWGIVVFSSLYGFLFGCVVAIHVTSIVDIVGLEGFDSALGLFMLLRSSGGFVGPPAAGWLVDWTNDFSAGFYLSGICLVLSSVFVVFVDRLVQKKKLFVKQAGS, encoded by the exons ATGGACAAGCGTTTGGTCGATCCACCGGATGGTGGCTACGGTTGGGTTGTGGTCACCTCTGCCTTCTTTATTATGGGCTTTACCGCTGCTGTCCTGAAGAACTTCGGCCTGTTCTTCCTCGACATCCAAAGACACTACAGCGTTTGTGCCAGCACTACTTCATGGGTGACCTCAACCACTATTGCAGTGTTTCATTTGGGAG CTCCTCTGGCTAGTGCTCTCAGTATGCACCTGTCACAGCGGACAGTCATCATGATTGGAGGGATCCTGGCTACTTCAGGGATGGTTCTTGCTTCTTTGGACCTCAGCCTGCCATGGATGTATGTGTCTATGGGTGTGCTTCAAG GGCTTGGTATCTCATTATGCTGGATACCAGCAAACAGCATGGTCAGCCATTATTTCAAACACTGGCGTCCAGTCGCCTATGCGGTCGCAAGCTCTGGAGAGTGCGTGTTCGCCATGATCTTCAGTCCGCTCTTCCAGTGGCTCATCGAGATCTATTCGTGGCAGGGGGCCGTTCTTATTATTGGAGGTCTGCAGCTGAATCTGTGTGCTTGTGGTGCTTTGATGCGACCCCTTCCACCAAACTCAGTCATGCAAAACTCTTTGCAAGACAAACTGTTGTCGGACTCCAAAGATCAAACAAAACCACCAGTCACTTTCCAGTGGTCTTTGATTCAGAGGCCCGAGCTGCTGCTATACATCGTGTTTGCCATCTTGGCTGCAGCTAGTTTCTTCATCCCCCCTTTGTTTTTGGTACCCTATGCCAACAGCCGGGGTATGGAGCAGTACTGGGCCGCCTCCATCCTGTCAGTGCTTGCGTGTGCAGACCTGCTGGGTAGACTTATGTGCGGATGGCTGGCGACCCTGCGGCTCGTGAGGAACCTGCAGCTGTTGACCGTGGTAGTAACGACTGGAGGGGTGGTGCTACTTCTGTTTCCCATTGCAGAAAGTTACTGGGGCATTGTGGTCTTCTCCTCGCTTTACGGTTTCTTGTTCGGCTGTGTGGTGGCCATCCACGTGACAAGTATTGTGGATATTGTTGGACTGGAGGGGTTTGACAGCGCCCTAGGGCTCTTCATGCTGTTACGAAGCTCTGGAGGATTTGTGGGACCACCTGCTGCAG GCTGGCTGGTGGACTGGACCAATGACTTCAGCGCAGGTTTCTATTTGTCTGGCATCTGTCTCGTCCTCTCCAGTGTATTCGTGGTGTTTGTTGACAGACTGGTGCAGAAGAAAAAACTCTTTGTCAAACAAGCAG GATCATAA
- the LOC129441041 gene encoding monocarboxylate transporter 13 isoform X2 produces the protein MDKRLVDPPDGGYGWVVVTSAFFIMGFTAAVLKNFGLFFLDIQRHYSVCASTTSWVTSTTIAVFHLGAPLASALSMHLSQRTVIMIGGILATSGMVLASLDLSLPWMYVSMGVLQGLGISLCWIPANSMVSHYFKHWRPVAYAVASSGECVFAMIFSPLFQWLIEIYSWQGAVLIIGGLQLNLCACGALMRPLPPNSVMQNSLQDKLLSDSKDQTKPPVTFQWSLIQRPELLLYIVFAILAAASFFIPPLFLVPYANSRGMEQYWAASILSVLACADLLGRLMCGWLATLRLVRNLQLLTVVVTTGGVVLLLFPIAESYWGIVVFSSLYGFLFGCVVAIHVTSIVDIVGLEGFDSALGLFMLLRSSGGFVGPPAAGWLVDWTNDFSAGFYLSGICLVLSSVFVVFVDRLVQKKKLFVKQAGLYTDTTDNLNNKANHTDA, from the exons ATGGACAAGCGTTTGGTCGATCCACCGGATGGTGGCTACGGTTGGGTTGTGGTCACCTCTGCCTTCTTTATTATGGGCTTTACCGCTGCTGTCCTGAAGAACTTCGGCCTGTTCTTCCTCGACATCCAAAGACACTACAGCGTTTGTGCCAGCACTACTTCATGGGTGACCTCAACCACTATTGCAGTGTTTCATTTGGGAG CTCCTCTGGCTAGTGCTCTCAGTATGCACCTGTCACAGCGGACAGTCATCATGATTGGAGGGATCCTGGCTACTTCAGGGATGGTTCTTGCTTCTTTGGACCTCAGCCTGCCATGGATGTATGTGTCTATGGGTGTGCTTCAAG GGCTTGGTATCTCATTATGCTGGATACCAGCAAACAGCATGGTCAGCCATTATTTCAAACACTGGCGTCCAGTCGCCTATGCGGTCGCAAGCTCTGGAGAGTGCGTGTTCGCCATGATCTTCAGTCCGCTCTTCCAGTGGCTCATCGAGATCTATTCGTGGCAGGGGGCCGTTCTTATTATTGGAGGTCTGCAGCTGAATCTGTGTGCTTGTGGTGCTTTGATGCGACCCCTTCCACCAAACTCAGTCATGCAAAACTCTTTGCAAGACAAACTGTTGTCGGACTCCAAAGATCAAACAAAACCACCAGTCACTTTCCAGTGGTCTTTGATTCAGAGGCCCGAGCTGCTGCTATACATCGTGTTTGCCATCTTGGCTGCAGCTAGTTTCTTCATCCCCCCTTTGTTTTTGGTACCCTATGCCAACAGCCGGGGTATGGAGCAGTACTGGGCCGCCTCCATCCTGTCAGTGCTTGCGTGTGCAGACCTGCTGGGTAGACTTATGTGCGGATGGCTGGCGACCCTGCGGCTCGTGAGGAACCTGCAGCTGTTGACCGTGGTAGTAACGACTGGAGGGGTGGTGCTACTTCTGTTTCCCATTGCAGAAAGTTACTGGGGCATTGTGGTCTTCTCCTCGCTTTACGGTTTCTTGTTCGGCTGTGTGGTGGCCATCCACGTGACAAGTATTGTGGATATTGTTGGACTGGAGGGGTTTGACAGCGCCCTAGGGCTCTTCATGCTGTTACGAAGCTCTGGAGGATTTGTGGGACCACCTGCTGCAG GCTGGCTGGTGGACTGGACCAATGACTTCAGCGCAGGTTTCTATTTGTCTGGCATCTGTCTCGTCCTCTCCAGTGTATTCGTGGTGTTTGTTGACAGACTGGTGCAGAAGAAAAAACTCTTTGTCAAACAAGCAGGTTTATATACTGACACCACAGATAATTTAAACAACAAAGCAAACCATACAGATGCATAA
- the LOC129441041 gene encoding monocarboxylate transporter 13 isoform X1, which translates to MDKRLVDPPDGGYGWVVVTSAFFIMGFTAAVLKNFGLFFLDIQRHYSVCASTTSWVTSTTIAVFHLGAPLASALSMHLSQRTVIMIGGILATSGMVLASLDLSLPWMYVSMGVLQGLGISLCWIPANSMVSHYFKHWRPVAYAVASSGECVFAMIFSPLFQWLIEIYSWQGAVLIIGGLQLNLCACGALMRPLPPNSVMQNSLQDKLLSDSKDQTKPPVTFQWSLIQRPELLLYIVFAILAAASFFIPPLFLVPYANSRGMEQYWAASILSVLACADLLGRLMCGWLATLRLVRNLQLLTVVVTTGGVVLLLFPIAESYWGIVVFSSLYGFLFGCVVAIHVTSIVDIVGLEGFDSALGLFMLLRSSGGFVGPPAAGWLVDWTNDFSAGFYLSGICLVLSSVFVVFVDRLVQKKKLFVKQADIGKQDDNKKTEQENIATQL; encoded by the exons ATGGACAAGCGTTTGGTCGATCCACCGGATGGTGGCTACGGTTGGGTTGTGGTCACCTCTGCCTTCTTTATTATGGGCTTTACCGCTGCTGTCCTGAAGAACTTCGGCCTGTTCTTCCTCGACATCCAAAGACACTACAGCGTTTGTGCCAGCACTACTTCATGGGTGACCTCAACCACTATTGCAGTGTTTCATTTGGGAG CTCCTCTGGCTAGTGCTCTCAGTATGCACCTGTCACAGCGGACAGTCATCATGATTGGAGGGATCCTGGCTACTTCAGGGATGGTTCTTGCTTCTTTGGACCTCAGCCTGCCATGGATGTATGTGTCTATGGGTGTGCTTCAAG GGCTTGGTATCTCATTATGCTGGATACCAGCAAACAGCATGGTCAGCCATTATTTCAAACACTGGCGTCCAGTCGCCTATGCGGTCGCAAGCTCTGGAGAGTGCGTGTTCGCCATGATCTTCAGTCCGCTCTTCCAGTGGCTCATCGAGATCTATTCGTGGCAGGGGGCCGTTCTTATTATTGGAGGTCTGCAGCTGAATCTGTGTGCTTGTGGTGCTTTGATGCGACCCCTTCCACCAAACTCAGTCATGCAAAACTCTTTGCAAGACAAACTGTTGTCGGACTCCAAAGATCAAACAAAACCACCAGTCACTTTCCAGTGGTCTTTGATTCAGAGGCCCGAGCTGCTGCTATACATCGTGTTTGCCATCTTGGCTGCAGCTAGTTTCTTCATCCCCCCTTTGTTTTTGGTACCCTATGCCAACAGCCGGGGTATGGAGCAGTACTGGGCCGCCTCCATCCTGTCAGTGCTTGCGTGTGCAGACCTGCTGGGTAGACTTATGTGCGGATGGCTGGCGACCCTGCGGCTCGTGAGGAACCTGCAGCTGTTGACCGTGGTAGTAACGACTGGAGGGGTGGTGCTACTTCTGTTTCCCATTGCAGAAAGTTACTGGGGCATTGTGGTCTTCTCCTCGCTTTACGGTTTCTTGTTCGGCTGTGTGGTGGCCATCCACGTGACAAGTATTGTGGATATTGTTGGACTGGAGGGGTTTGACAGCGCCCTAGGGCTCTTCATGCTGTTACGAAGCTCTGGAGGATTTGTGGGACCACCTGCTGCAG GCTGGCTGGTGGACTGGACCAATGACTTCAGCGCAGGTTTCTATTTGTCTGGCATCTGTCTCGTCCTCTCCAGTGTATTCGTGGTGTTTGTTGACAGACTGGTGCAGAAGAAAAAACTCTTTGTCAAACAAGCAG